In Strigops habroptila isolate Jane chromosome 4, bStrHab1.2.pri, whole genome shotgun sequence, a single genomic region encodes these proteins:
- the NDUFB6 gene encoding NADH dehydrogenase [ubiquinone] 1 beta subcomplex subunit 6 isoform X2: MTGYTEDEKLRLQQLRALRRRWLRDQELSEREPVLPPRRLGPVAAFWERFLKPGGLWRQQKKPHGIVMSNPRIFPGDRILETGEIIPPMKEEPEEHH; this comes from the exons ATGACCGGATACACCGAGGACGAGAAGCTGCGGCTGCAGCAGCTGCGCGCCCTGCGGCGCCGCTGGCTGCGGGACCAGGAGCTGAGCGAGCGGGAGCCCGTGCTGCCGCCGCGGCGGCTCGGGCCGGTGGCCGCCTTCTGGGAGCGGTTCCTGAAGCCCGGGGGGCTGTGGCGGCAGCAG AAAAAGCCGCACGGTATCGTTATGTCTAACCCACGGATATTCCCA gGGGACAGAATTTTAGAGACAGGAGAAATTATTCCGCCCATGAAAGAAGAACCTGAGGAGCACCACTGA
- the NDUFB6 gene encoding NADH dehydrogenase [ubiquinone] 1 beta subcomplex subunit 6 isoform X1, translating into MTPSVRPVNVIAVRRGEGHGARPPCRAAPGRSGSADGNGAGGAMTGYTEDEKLRLQQLRALRRRWLRDQELSEREPVLPPRRLGPVAAFWERFLKPGGLWRQQVYKTYQTGGFVLVRVLIPAWIILYYLKYHGMKKPHGIVMSNPRIFPGDRILETGEIIPPMKEEPEEHH; encoded by the exons ATGACGCCATCTGTGCGCCCTGTGAACGTCATCGCTGTGCGCCGCGGCGAAGGACACGGCGCCCGCCCGCCTTGCAGAGCCGCGCCGGGCCGCTCCGGGAGCGCGGACGGGAACGGGGCCGGCGGCGCCATGACCGGATACACCGAGGACGAGAAGCTGCGGCTGCAGCAGCTGCGCGCCCTGCGGCGCCGCTGGCTGCGGGACCAGGAGCTGAGCGAGCGGGAGCCCGTGCTGCCGCCGCGGCGGCTCGGGCCGGTGGCCGCCTTCTGGGAGCGGTTCCTGAAGCCCGGGGGGCTGTGGCGGCAGCAG GTGTACAAGACCTACCAGACCGGCGGGTTCGTCCTGGTGCGGGTCCTCATCCCCGCCTGGATCATCCTTTACTACCTGAAGTACCACGGCATG AAAAAGCCGCACGGTATCGTTATGTCTAACCCACGGATATTCCCA gGGGACAGAATTTTAGAGACAGGAGAAATTATTCCGCCCATGAAAGAAGAACCTGAGGAGCACCACTGA